In one window of Synechococcus sp. M16CYN DNA:
- a CDS encoding class I SAM-dependent methyltransferase, with amino-acid sequence MVESQPGDATTPAVRAFYDRFPFPGDPIQDGPPPGYNWRWCYHSVLASVYGVIPFDQSPPRILDAGCGTGVSTDYLCHLNPGADVLGVDISSGALAVARERLERSGACHQARSLRQEQRSLLDLDGEAPFDYINSVGVLHHLHEPQAGLCALANLLAPRGILHLFLYADAGRWEIRRIQKALALLAVGRSVEALGLGRQLFQTLPEENRLRRHHERRWAVDCASDANFADMYLHPQETSYNLDRLLSFIRTAGLHFAGFSNPEVWDLARLLQGELLERAKALNLHQQWALIEQLDPDISHFEFFLTKTQIEPKYWNDAELSAARAIRQPCLWGEPDPILGRNMEPILLSSEAKNLLRAVDTQPDAALVDMGSISVARDLVDRQILLLRE; translated from the coding sequence ATGGTAGAGTCACAGCCCGGTGACGCCACCACTCCCGCAGTGAGGGCGTTCTACGATCGCTTCCCATTTCCAGGAGATCCGATTCAAGATGGGCCTCCTCCTGGATACAATTGGCGTTGGTGTTACCACAGCGTGTTAGCATCGGTCTACGGCGTAATTCCTTTTGACCAATCACCCCCGCGCATCCTTGATGCGGGTTGTGGGACGGGTGTCAGCACCGATTACTTGTGCCACCTCAACCCCGGAGCCGACGTACTAGGGGTTGACATCAGCTCAGGAGCGTTGGCGGTTGCTCGTGAACGTTTAGAACGATCAGGTGCTTGTCATCAAGCTCGATCATTGCGTCAGGAGCAGCGTAGCTTGCTGGATTTGGACGGAGAGGCGCCTTTCGATTACATAAACTCAGTGGGTGTGTTGCACCACTTGCATGAGCCACAGGCCGGGCTATGTGCTCTTGCTAACCTCCTGGCCCCGCGAGGTATCTTGCACCTGTTCTTATATGCTGACGCAGGGCGTTGGGAAATCCGACGCATTCAGAAGGCGTTGGCCCTTCTTGCCGTGGGCAGGAGTGTAGAAGCTCTTGGCTTGGGTCGGCAGTTGTTTCAGACGCTGCCTGAGGAGAATCGGCTCCGTCGTCATCATGAGCGGCGTTGGGCTGTGGATTGCGCTTCTGATGCCAATTTCGCAGATATGTACCTGCATCCTCAGGAGACCAGCTACAACCTTGATCGCCTGTTGTCATTCATCAGAACCGCCGGTCTCCATTTTGCAGGGTTCTCGAATCCAGAGGTTTGGGATCTGGCTCGGCTGTTGCAAGGGGAGCTTTTGGAGCGGGCAAAAGCCTTGAATCTTCATCAGCAGTGGGCCCTGATTGAACAACTTGATCCAGACATCAGTCATTTTGAGTTTTTCTTGACCAAAACCCAAATCGAACCGAAATACTGGAACGATGCAGAGCTCTCCGCTGCCCGGGCCATTCGCCAGCCTTGCTTATGGGGTGAGCCTGACCCAATTCTCGGTCGCAACATGGAGCCGATACTGCTTAGCTCTGAGGCCAAAAATTTGCTACGTGCTGTAGATACTCAGCCCGACGCTGCCCTCGTAGATATGGGCTCTATCAGCGTGGCGAGAGACCTTGTTGATCGACAGATTCTTTTGTTGAGGGAATAA
- a CDS encoding phycobilisome rod-core linker polypeptide: MTVTASSGSPRVSPQLFSTLPLASVSQAEQQDRFPDSCELDTLATFFRSGQDRLEASRIVATNAEAIVARAANRIFVGGTPLSFLDAPLSTGETAQIKDATPLASDQAAFADSVRTFTGASDSTKKENFLSRLLSGAGGGDADVRVVLPIGFNAISVAKYGPAFMRKSVRDMGWFLRYVDYALVAGDPSILAVNTRGLRDILEANCSLAATNVALQEMRAASALLLKNQPTARQLVIDCFNVLLKELAVPTPSTRQRQGSKVQQGLQLPAIYALAAEGSQRFEMRPGLSGSEKAEIIRAAYRQIFERDIVKGYSQTPGSVEASQVAQGQISMREFIRALGRSKEYRQQFHDRFVNSRVVELAYRHFLGRGISSLEEFRKSFAILSAQGLSGLVDVLVNSAEYAQNFGEETVPYLRDLGENAQESAGWGSNRRLFSFSAPFEGVPQYITLYASYRQPLADQHAYGGSNDPVANQYGAIFPSSTASIRTRPAPYGYDSRRLLVSNGMDSPGQMGSTQFRNSRPRRVGPRVIRLQQIATGGAAKPQRGGQPSVRNTESSTQAVINAVYIQVLGNAGYSGERLSSAEARLENGEICLREFVRSIARSDAFRRRYWSGLYITKAIAVMHRRLLGRPTFGRWEIDALFDTAARGGFYGVVDALVNGGEYGDCFGEDTVPYERFITPSDLNMRRVSTFKREVKQFGYDKSSFVSGNRPDASTSKLFRGIGEITRRNLTSQEKSSGTDWSNLAQSFSKRSEDLQASLRQIRINKPIKLVKLQSQNQTLIGIDPMVRALAIPGAEGYRLRSGLPDQIQFDRPCDESELIVAINATYQQIFNRIPLQNERLIEAESRLRNEDTTLSEFIAEVAMSETFQTRLFKMAPLRAASAASLALLGRAATPSEVRRFITTRAQVGQPSAIRELLKRRTEEKTVPRIDGMNTNFGIAQVTLQRTAALYRGNAGLNPPIDAAM, encoded by the coding sequence ATGACAGTGACTGCCAGCAGCGGCAGCCCGCGCGTGTCTCCTCAGTTGTTCAGCACGCTACCGCTTGCCAGTGTTAGTCAAGCCGAACAGCAGGACCGCTTTCCTGACAGTTGTGAGCTCGACACACTTGCAACTTTTTTCCGCAGTGGCCAAGACCGGCTAGAAGCATCACGAATCGTGGCTACCAATGCAGAAGCCATTGTGGCTCGTGCAGCTAATCGAATTTTCGTTGGGGGCACACCGCTGTCTTTTTTGGACGCTCCTCTCTCGACCGGTGAAACGGCTCAGATCAAGGACGCTACCCCCCTTGCTTCTGACCAAGCAGCTTTTGCAGACTCGGTACGCACTTTCACCGGCGCTAGTGACAGCACAAAAAAGGAAAATTTTTTAAGCCGCTTGCTGAGTGGAGCCGGTGGAGGAGATGCGGATGTACGTGTCGTTCTACCGATAGGTTTTAACGCCATAAGTGTCGCCAAGTATGGGCCGGCCTTCATGCGAAAGTCGGTGCGGGACATGGGTTGGTTCTTGCGTTACGTTGACTATGCACTGGTAGCCGGTGACCCCAGCATTCTTGCTGTAAATACTCGTGGCCTCCGTGACATTTTGGAGGCAAATTGCTCTCTAGCTGCCACGAATGTAGCATTACAAGAGATGCGTGCCGCATCGGCATTACTCCTTAAGAATCAACCTACGGCTCGCCAGTTGGTAATCGATTGCTTCAATGTTCTTCTTAAAGAATTAGCCGTACCTACCCCCAGCACTCGCCAACGTCAAGGCAGCAAGGTGCAGCAAGGTTTGCAATTGCCTGCGATTTATGCGCTGGCCGCTGAAGGTAGCCAGCGCTTCGAAATGCGGCCTGGCCTTTCGGGAAGTGAAAAAGCAGAGATTATTCGGGCCGCATATCGGCAAATATTTGAGCGAGATATCGTTAAGGGTTACTCTCAAACACCAGGTTCAGTCGAAGCAAGCCAGGTCGCACAAGGGCAGATCTCCATGCGCGAATTCATTCGCGCCCTCGGTCGCAGTAAAGAGTATCGGCAACAATTTCATGATCGTTTCGTTAACAGTCGTGTTGTCGAGCTCGCTTACCGCCATTTCCTAGGTAGGGGCATTAGCTCTCTTGAAGAATTCAGAAAATCCTTTGCAATTTTGAGTGCACAAGGTTTGAGTGGCTTGGTCGATGTTTTGGTGAATTCTGCCGAGTACGCTCAAAACTTCGGAGAAGAAACAGTTCCCTATCTTAGGGATCTCGGCGAAAACGCCCAGGAGAGTGCCGGTTGGGGCTCCAATCGCAGATTATTTAGCTTTAGCGCGCCGTTCGAAGGTGTTCCTCAATATATCACTCTTTACGCGTCGTATCGCCAGCCTCTTGCGGATCAACATGCTTATGGAGGCAGCAATGATCCAGTCGCCAACCAATACGGAGCCATCTTCCCCAGTAGTACAGCATCGATTCGCACACGTCCAGCACCCTATGGCTACGACAGCCGTCGCTTATTGGTGAGCAATGGCATGGATTCCCCAGGGCAAATGGGTAGCACTCAATTCCGCAACAGCCGCCCACGTAGAGTCGGCCCACGTGTGATTCGATTGCAGCAAATTGCCACAGGTGGCGCAGCTAAACCCCAACGCGGTGGGCAGCCCAGTGTACGCAACACAGAATCCAGTACCCAGGCCGTGATTAATGCCGTTTACATTCAAGTTTTAGGCAACGCTGGCTATTCTGGAGAGCGCTTAAGTTCTGCCGAGGCTCGACTTGAGAATGGGGAAATCTGTTTGCGTGAGTTTGTTCGCAGCATAGCCCGCTCTGATGCTTTCCGTCGTCGCTATTGGAGCGGGCTATATATCACTAAAGCAATCGCGGTTATGCATCGTCGGCTTCTCGGACGTCCGACCTTTGGGCGTTGGGAGATTGATGCTCTATTTGATACGGCCGCACGTGGGGGATTCTACGGCGTAGTCGATGCCCTCGTAAACGGAGGGGAGTACGGGGATTGCTTCGGAGAAGATACCGTTCCATATGAACGGTTTATTACCCCTAGCGACCTAAATATGCGCAGGGTGTCTACATTTAAGCGTGAGGTCAAGCAATTCGGATACGATAAATCCTCGTTTGTATCCGGTAACCGGCCCGATGCAAGTACCTCAAAATTATTCCGCGGAATCGGTGAAATAACGAGAAGAAATCTAACAAGTCAAGAAAAGAGTTCCGGAACAGATTGGTCCAACTTAGCCCAAAGTTTCAGCAAAAGAAGCGAAGATCTACAAGCGAGCCTGCGCCAGATCCGTATTAATAAGCCGATTAAACTTGTCAAACTTCAAAGTCAGAACCAGACTCTGATCGGAATCGACCCGATGGTACGGGCGCTGGCGATCCCTGGAGCTGAGGGTTACCGACTTCGCTCAGGTCTACCAGATCAAATTCAATTTGACCGACCCTGTGATGAAAGCGAATTGATAGTTGCCATCAATGCCACCTATCAACAAATTTTCAACCGCATCCCACTACAAAATGAGCGATTAATTGAAGCAGAATCACGTCTACGTAATGAAGATACCACTTTGAGCGAATTTATTGCTGAAGTGGCCATGAGCGAAACCTTCCAAACTCGTTTATTCAAGATGGCGCCTCTAAGAGCCGCTTCAGCCGCGAGCCTTGCCCTTCTTGGACGAGCTGCCACACCATCTGAAGTGAGGCGTTTTATCACTACGCGTGCACAAGTTGGTCAGCCAAGTGCGATTCGAGAGTTGCTTAAACGGCGCACCGAAGAGAAAACTGTTCCACGCATCGATGGCATGAATACTAATTTTGGTATTGCTCAAGTCACTCTTCAAAGAACTGCGGCACTCTACCGGGGAAACGCCGGCTTAAATCCGCCAATCGACGCAGCAATGTAA
- a CDS encoding allophycocyanin, which yields MNADAEARYLSPGELDQIKAFVTGGQRRLRVAQIMCESRERIVKQAGGQLFQKRPDVISPGGNAYGEEMTATCLRDMDYYLRLVTYGIVAGDVTPIEEIGVIGAKELYRSLGTPLEAMAEAVREMKSVAMGLLTGSDADEAGTYFDYVVGALA from the coding sequence ATCAACGCGGACGCCGAAGCCCGCTATCTCAGCCCTGGCGAACTCGACCAGATCAAGGCCTTCGTGACCGGCGGTCAACGCCGTCTGCGCGTAGCCCAGATCATGTGTGAGAGTCGTGAGCGCATCGTTAAGCAGGCTGGCGGCCAGCTTTTCCAGAAGCGTCCCGATGTCATTTCTCCTGGAGGCAATGCCTACGGTGAAGAGATGACTGCTACATGCCTGCGTGACATGGATTACTACTTACGCCTAGTGACTTACGGCATCGTTGCTGGCGACGTGACGCCGATCGAAGAGATCGGAGTAATCGGCGCCAAAGAGCTTTACCGCTCCTTGGGCACTCCCCTTGAGGCGATGGCGGAGGCTGTGCGTGAAATGAAGAGTGTCGCCATGGGGCTTCTGACCGGCTCTGATGCCGATGAAGCAGGTACCTATTTTGACTACGTGGTGGGCGCCCTCGCCTAA
- the apcB gene encoding allophycocyanin subunit beta codes for MQDAITNVINKSDVQGLYLDTASINNLESYFASGELRVRAAATISANASSIIRDAVAKALLYSDITRPGGNMYTTRRYAACIRDLDYYLRYSTYAMLAGDTSILDERVLNGLKETYNSLGVPIGATVQSIQAMKEVTAGLVGPDAGREMGVYFDYICSGLGN; via the coding sequence ATGCAAGACGCCATCACTAACGTCATCAACAAATCTGATGTCCAAGGCCTGTACTTGGACACGGCTTCAATTAACAACCTCGAATCTTATTTCGCCAGTGGTGAGCTGCGGGTTAGGGCTGCTGCAACTATTAGTGCCAACGCTTCCTCGATTATTCGAGATGCTGTAGCAAAGGCTCTGCTGTACTCAGATATCACGCGTCCTGGTGGAAATATGTACACCACTCGTCGCTATGCGGCTTGTATACGTGATCTGGATTACTACTTGCGTTATTCCACTTATGCCATGCTCGCTGGCGATACCTCGATCCTCGATGAGCGTGTTTTGAATGGCCTCAAGGAAACCTATAACTCTCTCGGGGTTCCTATTGGTGCGACTGTTCAATCCATTCAAGCTATGAAAGAGGTCACCGCAGGTCTTGTCGGTCCCGATGCCGGCAGAGAAATGGGTGTCTACTTTGACTACATCTGTTCCGGCCTAGGCAATTGA
- a CDS encoding phycobilisome linker polypeptide produces the protein MRLFKVTACIPSPEKVRAQRELQNTFFTKWVPYESWFAEQQRIQKQGGRIIKVELCVGNQQVNVGN, from the coding sequence ATGCGGTTGTTCAAGGTTACCGCTTGCATTCCCAGTCCTGAAAAGGTTCGGGCACAGCGAGAACTCCAAAATACCTTCTTCACAAAGTGGGTTCCTTACGAGAGTTGGTTCGCTGAGCAGCAGCGCATTCAAAAGCAAGGGGGTCGCATCATCAAAGTGGAACTTTGCGTTGGAAACCAGCAAGTCAACGTCGGTAATTAA
- a CDS encoding TlyA family RNA methyltransferase codes for MTPKHRLDLELVDRGLAASRKQAQQLIRAGKVRDGSGTVLDKPGHEVKQTLELSVKQPLRFVSRGGEKLLAGLQAFPISVNNRVCLDGGISTGGFTDCLLQHGAARVYGVDVGYGQTAWSLRTDNRVVLREKTNLRYLQPEGLYGERDPIPTLAVTDVSFISLRLILPAIRRLLQSRDAEAFVLVKPQFEVGRNHVNHGGVVRDPNAHVDALESVIAAAALIDWYPQGIVASPITGPAGNHEYILWLGANSKVIYPDLKALVDITLR; via the coding sequence ATGACACCGAAACATCGACTTGATCTGGAACTCGTAGACCGTGGTCTTGCCGCATCCCGAAAACAGGCACAGCAGTTGATTCGCGCTGGCAAGGTCCGCGATGGATCAGGAACCGTGCTGGATAAACCAGGCCATGAAGTAAAGCAAACCCTGGAACTTTCAGTGAAGCAGCCACTGAGATTTGTGTCGCGCGGTGGTGAAAAATTACTCGCGGGCCTACAAGCTTTCCCAATTTCAGTAAACAATCGCGTCTGTCTGGATGGCGGAATCTCCACAGGTGGATTCACTGATTGTTTGTTGCAACATGGCGCCGCACGCGTTTACGGCGTGGATGTCGGTTATGGTCAAACTGCTTGGAGCTTACGCACCGATAATCGCGTGGTGTTGCGGGAAAAAACGAATCTACGTTATTTGCAGCCGGAGGGGTTGTACGGAGAAAGGGATCCTATTCCGACTTTAGCGGTCACTGATGTGTCATTTATTTCATTACGTCTGATCCTCCCAGCGATACGCCGTCTGCTTCAGAGTCGTGATGCTGAAGCTTTTGTTCTTGTAAAACCTCAATTTGAAGTAGGCCGTAATCATGTGAACCATGGTGGTGTAGTGCGCGACCCAAACGCACATGTAGATGCCCTTGAGTCAGTTATCGCGGCTGCGGCGTTGATCGACTGGTATCCCCAAGGAATTGTTGCATCGCCCATTACTGGTCCAGCCGGAAACCATGAATACATTTTGTGGTTGGGGGCAAATTCTAAGGTAATTTACCCTGATCTTAAAGCTTTAGTAGATATCACACTCAGGTAA
- a CDS encoding FtsW/RodA/SpoVE family cell cycle protein, whose product MPLSWQLWPAEARLLVGLAAFWSVAGLVILASASWWVAQREMGDGAFYIKRQIIWLIAGWSVLGITVRINLRCLLQWSGPGLWVGLILIAATLTMGTTVNGASRWLVVGPLQVQPSELVKPFVVLQAANVFAQWTWMKIDQKLLWLASFCGLLLLTLKQPDLSTAALMGLTLWMMALATGLRWRSLLGIAFAGGSLGTSSILINEYQRLRVLSFLDPWKDPTGDGYQLIQSLLAIGSGGVMGQGYGLSTQKLQYLPIQSTDFIYAVFAEEFGFIGSMMLLVFLMIITWVGLRVALRCRGARAQLVSIGCCAILISQSMLNIAVASGAMPTTGLPLPLISYGGNSLMSSLVILGLLIRCSLESTGLIGGRSISLSKSIRRKS is encoded by the coding sequence ATGCCTCTTTCTTGGCAGCTTTGGCCCGCGGAAGCAAGACTCCTTGTAGGACTTGCTGCCTTCTGGAGTGTGGCCGGGCTGGTGATTCTAGCCTCTGCTAGTTGGTGGGTCGCCCAAAGGGAAATGGGTGATGGTGCGTTCTACATCAAACGTCAGATAATCTGGCTAATTGCCGGCTGGAGTGTGCTCGGCATCACAGTGAGAATCAACCTGCGGTGCCTGCTGCAATGGTCTGGCCCCGGCCTATGGGTAGGTCTCATTTTGATTGCTGCTACCTTGACGATGGGAACCACCGTGAATGGCGCTAGCCGTTGGCTTGTAGTTGGTCCGCTGCAAGTTCAACCATCCGAATTGGTAAAACCATTTGTCGTCTTACAGGCCGCCAATGTGTTTGCGCAGTGGACATGGATGAAGATTGACCAGAAATTGCTTTGGCTGGCCAGCTTCTGCGGGCTCCTTTTACTCACCCTGAAGCAACCGGATCTATCTACGGCTGCTCTGATGGGTCTTACACTGTGGATGATGGCTCTTGCTACTGGCCTACGCTGGCGAAGTCTCCTCGGAATAGCTTTTGCTGGCGGATCTCTCGGCACCAGCAGCATTTTAATCAACGAATACCAACGTCTCCGCGTTTTATCGTTTCTAGATCCGTGGAAAGACCCCACTGGCGATGGTTACCAATTAATTCAGAGCCTGCTCGCAATCGGATCTGGAGGAGTGATGGGCCAGGGTTATGGGCTTTCAACACAAAAACTTCAGTACTTGCCGATTCAAAGCACCGATTTCATATATGCCGTCTTTGCTGAAGAATTTGGCTTTATAGGTTCGATGATGTTGCTGGTGTTCCTAATGATAATCACTTGGGTTGGATTACGGGTAGCACTTCGTTGCCGTGGTGCCCGAGCACAGCTTGTATCCATAGGCTGCTGCGCAATTTTAATAAGTCAATCTATGCTCAACATCGCTGTGGCGTCGGGAGCCATGCCTACCACAGGGCTACCTTTACCGCTAATCAGCTACGGCGGGAATTCTCTTATGTCTAGCCTCGTTATCCTTGGGCTGCTAATTCGCTGTTCCTTGGAGTCAACGGGGTTAATTGGCGGACGCTCGATAAGCCTATCCAAGTCGATTCGGCGGAAAAGCTAA
- a CDS encoding cytochrome c biogenesis protein CcdA, with protein MDSLLFSDLAQRSEALLSNALTDPGPFTLALAFGGGALTSLGPCSLSLLPVTLAYLAGFEDSGAPWQRSAAFCCGIVGALVVLGSLSGLLGRVYGQTPALVPSLVAVLSVVMGLNLLGLLRIPLPAGPDPNSWRTKVPVPLAPVATGLAFGIAASPCTTPVVAVLLGWVAQSGRPLIGVVLLTSFGMGQVMPLLIAGTFAASVPKLLGLRSISRWVPPLSGVILLTTGLITLIARWS; from the coding sequence GTGGACTCCTTGCTGTTCTCCGATCTGGCCCAACGCAGTGAAGCATTATTAAGCAACGCTCTAACTGATCCTGGTCCATTCACGTTGGCATTGGCCTTTGGGGGAGGTGCACTAACCAGCCTTGGTCCCTGTTCACTCTCGCTTCTCCCAGTGACATTGGCCTACCTAGCAGGTTTCGAAGATAGTGGTGCTCCATGGCAACGCAGTGCGGCTTTTTGCTGTGGAATTGTCGGCGCCCTTGTAGTTCTAGGAAGTCTAAGTGGCTTACTTGGACGTGTTTACGGTCAGACGCCAGCCCTGGTGCCCAGCCTAGTAGCAGTCTTATCGGTGGTCATGGGACTTAATCTGTTGGGTCTGTTGCGCATTCCCTTGCCAGCAGGACCGGATCCCAATAGCTGGCGCACTAAAGTCCCGGTCCCCTTAGCACCGGTTGCTACAGGTTTGGCTTTCGGTATCGCAGCGTCACCCTGTACGACTCCGGTAGTTGCTGTATTGCTCGGCTGGGTTGCTCAAAGTGGCCGGCCTCTTATAGGTGTAGTTTTGTTGACAAGTTTTGGCATGGGTCAAGTTATGCCTCTACTTATCGCAGGTACTTTTGCTGCCAGCGTTCCAAAACTTTTAGGACTTCGATCGATTAGCCGCTGGGTACCTCCTCTGAGTGGAGTCATACTGCTCACCACCGGATTAATTACTCTAATCGCGCGCTGGAGCTGA
- a CDS encoding cytochrome c biogenesis protein ResB → MGRFVAWLSDLRVAIVLLLLIALSSAIGTAIPQGDAPRSYIEAYTDTPWLGLLHGEQVLQLQLDHIYSSVWFLALLTWLGLTLILCSWRRQWPALQAARTWIDYHTPRQLSKLTIAESLSCADPSSALHSLSTTLSRRGWLMQSTGNRFAARKGTAGRVGPLLVHTGLILLMLGATWGVLAGKRLEKFLAPGRTLNLLNRTGEVQVSILLEAFQVDRDPTGRPEQFRSRLHLEENGAALEYEISVNHPLRHRGITIYQADWSLAAITLQIGRSPQLQLPLRNFPELGNQIWGLILPAWKDGDGPIFLSIENEQGPINIFDTDGTLLTLLWPGGPSVNVKGLPIRVSSILPASGLLLKRDPGVPLVYLGFAVMIVGGGLSLIATRQIWAIASDGQLHVGGLCNRNLAAFANEIPNLLKETALANQQG, encoded by the coding sequence ATGGGACGATTTGTTGCTTGGCTCTCAGATCTACGGGTAGCGATTGTATTGCTTTTATTAATCGCGCTATCTAGTGCCATTGGCACAGCTATTCCTCAGGGTGATGCTCCACGCAGCTACATCGAGGCTTACACAGACACACCCTGGCTTGGACTGCTTCACGGCGAGCAGGTACTACAACTTCAGCTCGACCATATTTATTCCAGCGTTTGGTTTCTCGCCCTTCTTACTTGGTTAGGACTGACTCTCATTTTATGCAGTTGGCGACGACAGTGGCCAGCGTTACAGGCTGCACGAACATGGATCGACTATCACACACCGCGCCAACTCAGCAAACTCACTATTGCTGAAAGTCTTTCCTGTGCAGATCCTTCATCAGCCCTCCATTCGCTCTCAACCACTTTGAGCCGTCGAGGCTGGTTAATGCAAAGCACAGGCAATCGCTTCGCTGCCCGCAAAGGCACAGCCGGCCGGGTTGGCCCATTACTGGTGCATACCGGTCTGATCTTGCTGATGCTTGGTGCCACTTGGGGCGTATTAGCCGGCAAACGTTTAGAGAAGTTCCTCGCCCCCGGTCGTACTCTCAACTTGCTCAACCGTACAGGAGAGGTCCAAGTATCAATCCTCCTTGAAGCTTTTCAGGTAGATCGTGACCCTACGGGTCGTCCTGAACAATTCAGATCCAGGTTGCACCTAGAAGAGAATGGCGCAGCTTTAGAATACGAAATCAGCGTAAACCATCCGCTGCGTCACCGAGGCATCACTATCTATCAAGCAGATTGGTCTTTAGCAGCCATCACCCTGCAAATCGGTCGCAGTCCACAGTTACAGCTCCCTCTAAGAAATTTTCCTGAGCTCGGCAATCAAATCTGGGGCTTAATATTGCCGGCTTGGAAGGATGGCGATGGACCTATATTTCTAAGTATTGAGAATGAACAAGGCCCGATCAACATTTTTGATACAGATGGGACTCTGTTAACTTTGTTATGGCCTGGAGGGCCATCGGTGAATGTAAAAGGGCTACCCATCCGCGTGAGCTCGATTCTCCCAGCCAGTGGCCTACTACTCAAACGTGATCCAGGCGTACCCTTGGTATACCTCGGGTTTGCGGTGATGATCGTTGGTGGAGGGCTGAGTCTTATAGCAACTCGCCAAATCTGGGCCATCGCCAGTGATGGGCAATTGCATGTGGGCGGTCTTTGCAATCGTAACCTTGCTGCCTTTGCTAACGAAATACCGAACCTTCTCAAGGAAACGGCTCTGGCTAATCAACAGGGTTGA
- the queF gene encoding preQ(1) synthase — protein sequence MTANASNQQTYTPLYGQRAIDEAELICFDNPRPGRPYEVKIELPEFTCKCPFSNYPDFAILRLVYQPGPRVVELKAIKLYVNSYRDRSISHEEVTNQILDDLVTACSPVWMQLEADFNPRGNVHTVVRVSYGNRQPC from the coding sequence TTGACTGCAAACGCATCTAATCAACAGACCTATACTCCGCTTTATGGACAAAGGGCTATCGATGAAGCTGAGCTGATTTGTTTCGACAATCCTCGCCCTGGTCGCCCTTACGAAGTCAAGATCGAGCTGCCTGAGTTCACTTGTAAATGTCCATTTTCTAATTACCCAGATTTTGCGATTCTTCGGCTCGTTTATCAGCCTGGTCCTCGTGTGGTGGAGCTTAAGGCAATCAAGCTCTATGTAAACAGCTATCGAGATCGGTCAATTTCTCATGAGGAGGTCACTAATCAAATTCTCGATGACCTAGTGACTGCCTGTTCCCCTGTCTGGATGCAGTTGGAGGCCGATTTCAACCCTCGCGGTAACGTTCACACTGTGGTTCGTGTCAGTTATGGCAACCGTCAACCCTGTTGA
- a CDS encoding P-II family nitrogen regulator: protein MRKVEAIIRHFKLEDVKAALLEAGIIGMTVSEIRGFGRQKGQVERYRGSEFTVEFLQKLKIEVVVESKRVDEVVAAISYAARTGEIGDGKIFISPVESVVRIRTGDRDSAAL, encoded by the coding sequence ATGAGAAAGGTTGAAGCGATCATCCGCCATTTCAAACTGGAAGACGTAAAAGCAGCGCTGTTGGAAGCTGGCATCATTGGCATGACCGTTAGTGAAATCCGCGGTTTTGGCCGTCAAAAAGGACAAGTAGAACGGTATCGGGGCTCTGAATTCACGGTAGAATTTCTGCAGAAGCTTAAAATCGAGGTAGTTGTTGAGTCCAAACGCGTTGATGAGGTGGTAGCTGCCATTTCTTATGCTGCCCGCACCGGCGAAATTGGTGATGGCAAGATCTTCATTTCACCGGTAGAGTCCGTAGTCCGCATTCGCACCGGTGATCGTGACAGCGCCGCTCTTTAA